GACGAAATAGAGACCGACGCCTGTCTTCTTGGCCAGGCGTATCACGCGGCGGAAGGCCATGTCCTCGACAAGTTTGGAGTGTATCTCGTGGGCGTTGAACCAGTCCCATCGCCCCGTCTCCTTGGCCGTCAGGTAGTTGTACATAACAATCTCATCGTCCTCGCCGTGGACGGCCAACATGCCGTTCTCCCTCTCCATACCGCGCATGAGGACTTCCAGCCGCCCCATATCGATTTTCGACACCACGCTGTAAGCAACTTTCAGGGGGCGGATGTTGGTGGTGAAGACCTTGACCGATGGAAAGCCGGCGCGGACAAGCTCGCCTACGCGATTGATGGAGTCGGGCGAGTTGGTGTCGGTATAGACGATATGCGAGCCGTAATCGCAGTAGCCCTGGCCCTTCCACACGCTTAGATAGTCGGTGACGCCCTTGACCAGGTCGCCCTCCTTGGGCGCGGGGGCAAAGTCCACCACCGTCGTCGTCCCGCCCCAGATGGCGCCCAGGGTGTGGTCGATGGGGCCGGGGTTGGGCACGCCGGGCACCACCTGCGGCATGCCGGGCTGCATATACGAGGCGGCATGGATGTGGGACTCGACGCCGCCGGGCACTACAATCTTGCCGCCAGCGTCGATGGTGCGTTTGGATTCCAAAGGTACCGCCTCCGGCGACGCCAGGGCCACAATCTTCTCGCCGATTATGCCCACGTCCCACTTGCCCGCGCCTGCGGGGGTAACAACGGTGCCGCCTTTAATTACTAGGTCTAGCATGAAAGCCTCCTAATGTTGTCAGTTACTTATATCTTTGGCCGCTTGGTGTGCCAGTCCGTCGCCCTCTGGTAACCATCCACCAGTTTCAACAGCGCGGCCTCGTCAAAGTTTCGACCCCCCAACTGGAACGAGAGCGGCAGCCCGCCCTTGGTGAACCCGCAGGGCGCCACCACTGCTGGATGGCCGGTCGTGTTGTAAGGCCGCTGCAGGCGCGAGGCCAGCGCGCCGATGTCTAAATCTACGCCCTTGAGCGTGAACTTGAAGTGCCCTAGGGGTGGCGGCGGCAAAACGGATGCTGCCGAAAACAGTGCATCCACCTTCTCTAGGGCCGAGTCTATCTGCTGGCGGATTCGGCTGCGCGCTTCTGCACCTTTTATATAGTCGATAGCCGGCACCTTGGCGCCCCACTCGACGCGCAGCATCAGGGTTTC
This portion of the SAR202 cluster bacterium genome encodes:
- a CDS encoding amidohydrolase family protein, which translates into the protein MLDLVIKGGTVVTPAGAGKWDVGIIGEKIVALASPEAVPLESKRTIDAGGKIVVPGGVESHIHAASYMQPGMPQVVPGVPNPGPIDHTLGAIWGGTTTVVDFAPAPKEGDLVKGVTDYLSVWKGQGYCDYGSHIVYTDTNSPDSINRVGELVRAGFPSVKVFTTNIRPLKVAYSVVSKIDMGRLEVLMRGMERENGMLAVHGEDDEIVMYNYLTAKETGRWDWFNAHEIHSKLVEDMAFRRVIRLAKKTGVGLYFVHVTASDGMEAIQEARSESMAVYGEVLTLALSFNADNYKEPDGMKYHTYPSLKYEEDKQNLWKGLLQGDLTFVATDSGFTNYEDKIAGKNVLDMRGGNIGIEIRMGIMYSEGVLKRGMSLERYADVTATNAAKALGLYPRKGVIAIGSDADICIIDPSVKKKLTMKDLHVRDYSPWVGWPVEGWPATVVLRGKVKVEGGKLLGKPGDGQFIPRKLTSAYLQRPSF